Below is a window of Komagataella phaffii GS115 chromosome 1, complete sequence DNA.
TACAATAGTTTTCGGAGCGAACGCCGTCTACTGGTTTCTCCGGTCATGAGCCGCACGAACTCACCCCATTTTGGAAAGCCGTCCACCGAAACGGAGAGCCATAGCGAAGAAATTTTCTGTAAATGGAAGAGGGATTAACTGGTATGGTAGTGGATTTAACAGATGGCAGTAGATAGAGAAGTCAGATCCTGACATCACCGAGCTGGAAAAGGTGAGAAACAGAACCAAGgcaaaaaagaaatgagaAACACCACACATGATATGGTGGGAGAGCTGATAGGAGGAAAACCTACACTTCGACGTACTAAGAAAGGTCTCTACAAGAGTCTACCAAAAAAAGCAGCACGCACGGTGATGTGGAATTAGGAAAATGCAGATCCACCGATCTGGACGTTTTGGTCATCTTTGTTTGCAGCTCTTGGGCTCGGCAGCAACAAAGAGGAGATAGAGAAAGTACGAAGAACTGACAGCTGACAGAAGGCGCGATAGTAATGCGTCAGCCAATGCGCGATGACCTCTGTAAAGCCGATTTGGCAAATCAATAAGGCAACATGTCGGGTGTTGATGTCACTAACGGATGTCGTTCAAGATGTTCGATGGTGGATGGTAAAGTTTTGTAtctggatgctggatgtGAGATGTGAGATGCGAGATGCAAGATGCGAGAGTTCACACTAGGGGTGACACCGATTCATCAAAATTGTGAACCCATTTCCCTGAATGTACGAAAACCATGCTGCAACGGTTTGGTCGTCATCTTGTCTCATATCCCCCATTACGCTTGCAGGTAGCCCATGTAGCTGCCCCACAGTCCTAAATCCTACCCAGATAACCGCGTATTCTACAAGTGCGACCTCAATTATCACTTCATTCATTAGACTTATAATATACACCGGCAATCAGCCATACCTTCGTACCCACTTATTCCTTGGATCTGAAAGCGAAACTAATAAAATCACCCAAAAAAGAGCTTTCGTATGCAACCTTCCTTTGGTTGGATTGTTGAGCGTTTCTGATCTCAGTCATAATTTGCTTCTCCTTCTCGGCACCAAAGAGGGCCTTGTCGACGGCTGTAGTAGATGGTTGCTTAGAGAACATCTTTGATTTATGATTGATTTGAGTGAAAGTGAGTTTGTTGTGTTGGCGATAGAGAAAGGGGGTCTCAACTGTTCTTATATGGTATTCTTGACTCATCGAacatttctttttttccctcCTTTTATTGCACAAACTTGCGGGAATTCACCCCTCCTATCCTCGAAAAAAGGACAACCGGTTTCCCTATTCCGTAGGGAGGTACCCCCAATGAAATCCCAAAAATGCTGATAGTTTATGGGGTTCGTGTTTTGAATATCCCATTTCTCCTAACCTCAGCCATATTTCCGATCGTGAGGAACAATTATCCCAATCCGACTGGCTCTCCATCCCTAAAAAAGACGTTCCTAGACCGTGCAACTCCATTGGATGGGAACATCATCTACTAGACGACAAACTGCAATATCAGGAGAATTAGAGCCAGTCTTTCGATTAGCCGACCTGGGGTGAATCTTTGATAGCAATTATTTTTATTTTGCCCTCCCATGCACCTTTACTTCGCCCTACAACACATCCTGCCTCTTGAACTCTCAGATTAAGATTACGATTCGGGTTCCGCTACGGTATAATGGATATCCCCGCCAATATCTCGGAAATCTAGGACTAATTTCCAGACCCCCAATGATCACCCTCTGTTGACGTTATGTCCCTCCAGACTTTGATGAAAGCTCAATCCATCAACGTTAATTCTTTGCTAAAGTATATTTCATCACAGCCACCCCCTTCTTTCCGTGatctcctcttcttcaccCCCATAGGCTTCCGCTTCACCCTCTTTTGACTATTTCTCACTCTTTCGCACCCCAAATCGCGTGCTGTGCGTATAATCCATACTGGTATGCAATAATCAGCACACCCACTCAGCTCCAAACCAGGAAACAAACATACCCTCGATTTTTCACTCTGGCACCCGGCGAACGTcgcaaaaaaaaaaagagtgaagtgatttttttttcttcttctttcatcaGCACTATATCCCAGAAATGcctttccaaaagatcCAGAAGACTGCTGCTTACCACTCTCGTTACCAGACTCccttcagaagaagaagagaggGTAAGACCGACTACtaccaaagaaagagattggTCACTCAACACAAGAACAAGTACGGTTCTCCAAAGTACAGATTGGTCGTTAGATTTACCCACAAGGACATCATCTGCCAAATCATCTCTTCCACTTTGACTGGTGATGTTGTGTTCACCTCCGCTTACTCCCACGAGTTGCCAAGATACGGAATTGAGCACGGTCTGACCAACTGGTCCGCTGCCTACGCTACCGGTCTTTTGGTTGCCAGAAGAGCCTTGCAAAAACTCAAGTTGGACGAGACCTATAAGGGTGTTGAAGAGGTCGAGGGTGAGTTCGAGCTCACTGAGGCTGTTGAGGATGGCCCAAGACCATTCAAGGTTTTCTTGGATGTTGGTTTGCAAAGAACTACCACCGGTGCCAGGGTCTTTGGTGCTTTGAAGGGTGCCTCCGACGGTGGTTTGTACATTCCTCACTCTCCTAACAGATTCCCAGGTTGGGACATTGAAGGTGAAGAACTTGATGCTGAGTTATTGAGAAAGTACATCTTCGGTGGTCACGTCGCTGAGTACATGGAGGAGTTGGCtgacgacgatgaagagAAGTTCAGACAATTGTTC
It encodes the following:
- a CDS encoding 60S ribosomal protein L5, which gives rise to MPFQKIQKTAAYHSRYQTPFRRRREGKTDYYQRKRLVTQHKNKYGSPKYRLVVRFTHKDIICQIISSTLTGDVVFTSAYSHELPRYGIEHGLTNWSAAYATGLLVARRALQKLKLDETYKGVEEVEGEFELTEAVEDGPRPFKVFLDVGLQRTTTGARVFGALKGASDGGLYIPHSPNRFPGWDIEGEELDAELLRKYIFGGHVAEYMEELADDDEEKFRQLFKGYLADDIEADAIEDIYLAAHEAIREDPSFKPTEKKYTKEQYAAVSKKYRQVKLTKEERQAKIAAKIASFKAEN